One Mesorhizobium loti genomic window carries:
- a CDS encoding Pneumococcal surface protein A, translating to MPNQAKEPRPAPDPNKTPVDDEAAPEPKHIDPSPRDVREAPVPNPKGADKS from the coding sequence ATGCCAAATCAAGCCAAAGAGCCACGGCCGGCGCCCGACCCGAATAAGACGCCTGTCGATGACGAAGCAGCCCCGGAGCCTAAACATATCGATCCGTCACCGCGAGACGTGCGAGAGGCACCGGTACCAAATCCAAAAGGCGCCGACAAATCCTAG